acatcaaggaaccttccttgaggggtatgacttgtccagtgatgtgacacttcatgagtgacctgtccagtgatgtgacacttcatgagtgacctgtccagtgatgtgacacttcatgagtgacctgtccagtgaTGCGAcacttcatgagtgacctgtccaggagcctgacagctggatcaccagccccctcaaggaaggttccttgatgttggtgaggggctcttgatttagggaattggatctgtgctccagttccccgaattaagcctgaatgccttccacatccccccacaggcgctgtataatcctccgggtttagcgcttcccccttgattataataataataatggatcaccagtgatgtgacgctttatgagtgacctgtccaggagcctggcagctggatcaccagtaatgtgacgcttcatgagtgacctgtccaggaacctggcagctggatcaccagtgatgtgacgcttcatgagtgacctgtccaggagattgacagctggatcaccagtgatgtgacgcttcatgagtgacctgtccaggagcCTGGGAACTGGATCACCGGCGGAACACGTTTGTGACACTAATGCAGGACTGTGTCCTGTGTACATATTCTTATGTACATATTCTTACGTGTTATTGTGAATAGGTGTCATGttattgtatgttgatgattgtcatgtgtacatgctaTTTTGTAAGAATGAATGTATGGTTCACGtaatgtgtatgagtgtcacatattgctTATGAGCGTCGCAAATTgtgtgtgtagatgaatggttcacagaaccgacacgttgataaattagacacatgtgcaactcttgggtatctttattgaggaaacgtttcgccacactgtggcttcatcagtccatacaaaggagaaacttggagaacaggaggagaatgaggtaatcagtccctcagccttgagtcgatgtggtcagtccatcaatctattcaagattgatggactgaccacatcgactcaaggctgagggactgattacctcattctcctcctgttctccaagtttctcctttgtatggactgatgaagccacagtgtggcgaaacgtttcctcaataaagatacccaagagttgcacatgtgtctaatttatcaaattgtgtgtgagtgtacatgttattgtgtattgaTGACTGTCAAATATTATGTATGAgcgtcacatattgtgtatgaacgTACATATTATTGTGCATTGATGAGTGTCAAATGCGAATCACTAAATCTCCTCCATAAAAACTGTAGAAAAATTATAATAATCTCTGTTTCTCGTGTTTCGTAAATGAGTTTGAATGTCACAGATGGAATCACTGGCAaatgtatgcatgtatacataCAAGAACGTACTTTACGATGTATGcaattgtatattatatatatatgaaggtgtgtggtgacccgtcagtgtctgctgaatgTGTGTGGTGaaccgtcagtgtctgctgaaggtgtgtgatgaCCCGTCACCctctgctggtgtgtggtgacccgtcactttgctgaaggtgtgtggtgacccgtcactgtctgctaaaggtgtgtggtgacccgtcattttctgctgaaggtgtgtggtggcccgtcactttctgctgaaggtgtgtggtgacccgtcagtgtctgctgaaggtgtggtgacccctcactgtctgctgaaggtgtgtggtgacacgtcactttctgctgaaggtgtggggtgacccgtcactgtctgctgaaggtgtgtggtgacccgtcagtgtctgctgaatgTGTGGTGaaccgtcagtgtctgctgaaggtgtgtgatgaCCCGTCACcctctgctgaaggtgtgtggtgacccgtcagtgtctgctgaaggtgtgtggtgacctctcactgtctgctgatggtgtgtggtgacccgtcagtgtctgctgaaggagtgTCTGTGTTTGTACACGttatgtacatgtgtatgtgttgCTTTGTTCGTGCGTCTGTTTCGTTCAGTGTGTGTAAGATGTATATGTGGAAATACAGAATTGAGCGTATGGAAGAGTGTGTTtgtgaacctctgtgtaccatgacgaggaaagagtgtgcttgtgaacctctgtgtaccataacgagggaagagtgtgcttgtgaacctctgtgtaccataacgagggaagagtgtgcttgtgaacctctgtgtaccatgacgaggaaaGAGTGTACTtgtgaacctctgtgtaccataacgagggaagagtgtgcttgtgaacctttgtgtaccatgacgagggaagagtgtgcttgtgaacctctgtgtaccataacgagggaagagtgtgcttgtgaacctctgtgtaccatgacgaggaaaGAGTGTACTtgtgaacctctgtgtaccatgacgagggaagagtgtgcttgtgaacctctgtgtatcatgacgagggaagagtgtgcttgtgaacctttgtgtaccatgacgaggaaagtgtgtgctggtgaacctctgtgtaccatgacgagggaagagtgtgctggtgaacctgtgtaccatgacgagggaagagtgtgcttgtgaacctttgtgtaccatgacgagggaagagtgtgcttgtgaacctctgtgtaccatgaTGAGGGAAAAGTGTGCTACCtggaagttacctggaggttattccggggatcaacgcccccgcggcccggtccatgaccaggcctcccgatggatcagggcctgatcaaccagggccTGATTGACGTTACATATGATGGAACTTGACACACAAGGGACCATCATTCAAATTATGGCATTGGTGCCACAATTGATGATGTGACCAAATTGGTAGTTGACTATCAAATAATGTGCAAGCATTTCAGCATATACCATCCTACCAGTTGCAGCATTCAGTGTCTCGCACCAACTGGGTTTTTCCAACACTACACTCTTACACTCAGTACAGTTTGCACTAACAAGTGTCTCTAGGTGATGGTGATCAAATATAAAAGTGACTTTATTACTAAAACATTCTTAACAAAAAACACACTTCATAATAACCTCAAAATTACAACGTTCCGTCAATATCATATGCTTTTCTTCTATAACAGGATTTAATTGCTGCAATAAGGACACTCACCTTGTAGCACTTGATATATCATGTACACTAGCACTTTCAACAAATATTTCACCGTCTCCAGCTGTAGACAGTAGATGTGCTGGGGTTAGCTGAGCTGGTGACGGCTGAGACGGGGTCAGCTGAACTGTGGTCAGCTGAGATGGTGACAGCTGAGCTGGGGACAGTGGTGgccacatctggggtggccatgtCTAGAGTGGCCACGTCTGGGGTGGTCGCAGAAAATATGGTCATTTGTGGCGAGGTTGtcacatatgtaaccacaggtgtggtcaagacagatgtatATATGGGTGAAGGCGTGGTCACTGTGgccacaatggtggtggtggtggccacattattattattattataatcaagggggaagcgctaaacccgaaggattatacagcgcccaggggggggatgtggaaggcattcaggcttaattcggggaactggagcacagatccaattccctaaatcaagagcccctcaccaacatcaaggaaccttccatgagggggtgGTGGCCACAGATGAGTCACCTAGTTTACGCTTCATTCCTCTAGGTCTGCCATGGTCACGTGGGGTGGCCACATCTTGGATGGCCACAGtgctgctgccagcatctggggtggccatgctgatgctgccagcatctggggtggccacggtgatgctgccggcatctggggtggccatgctgatgctgccagcatctggggtggccacggtgatgctgccggcatctggggtggccatgctgatgctgccagcatctggggtggccacagtgctgctgccagcatctggggtggccatgctgatgctgccagcatctggggtggccacggtgatgctgccggcatctggggtggccacggtgatgctgccaccatctggggtggccacggtgatgctgccagcatctgtgGTGGCCAtgctgatgctgccagcatctagggtggccacggtgattattattataattataatcaaggggaggcgctaaacccggaggattatacagcgcgtggggggggatgtggaaggcattcaggcttaattcggggaactggagcacagatccaatttcctaaatcaagagcccctcaccaacatcaaggaaccttccttgagggtggccacggtgatgctgccagcatctggggtggccacggtgatgctgccagcatctggggtggccacggtgatgctgccagcatctggggtggccatcgAGGTGCTGGCTACACAGGTCATCTTACACTTTGCTTTACTTGTTCAACAATTGACTGGGTTTCAGAAACATCAGTTATTTCCGCAGCAGTAAACAATGTGTTGGTCTTGATAAGTGTTGTGATGGCAGCCACGAGTCATGTTCtacctgctactgccttcatTTCTTTAGCTTTTTTTCATCATTTCTAATCGCTTCCGGCTGATCGTATGCGAATACTGTTTCTTCGGGCGACGCATTATGTATGAAATTTGCACAATATATGGCAAAATTACGGGTCACTAGGGTCTGCTGCggtcactcagagcaacacacctcctcctcctgtcgACTGTTAGTCAGCACTGAGACTCGTGTGGTTGAAGCAGCTCAAACTGCAGCCACTCACAGAGTTACCAATTTGTATTTTGTAGCATTTGACACTAAAATATGAACAAAAAATGACGAGAAATGTCTAAAAATAACAACAAATGTATTACTGTTATGGTATACGTCACAACAATTACGCATTTACCTCATTTATTATAATTACGGTAACTTTTTTAGAGAATTATCGTACAAAGACGAGACATACACCAAAATATTACCAGATTCTTGAGCTCTTTCTCGGTAACATTAACTCATTTTTCAATTCTTTTCGTATTTTCCGTATAATTCAGCGCTTGACGCGTCACGCGCCGCTAacgttcacacaacaacactaatcTACGCACCtaaataccttcataaatgtaCTTACACAACTAAATAATTAATAAAGCTAATAATTAACATaagtaaaatattaaatataaatatatgttccagattttcactagtggccagttcttggtggacgaactgtgatagagatctctcatgtctcaggtagtcgacgttcgagtctgtccaggaggatgttattacagagcgcagattatctgcgtgtcctcctctgtaataacatctaccttcgtatactgatattaatacacttgtgtagtaatatcatatatggacagtgcttcaaggctggctgaaactgctgacctcagggaagtggtgtagggtgaatacctggatccacggacctggggtgggactgctgacctcagggaagtggtgaagggtgaatacctggatccacggacctggggtgggactgctgacctcagggaagtggtgaagggtgaatacctggatccacggacctggggtgggactgctgacctcagggaagtggtgaagggtgaatacctggatccacggacctggggtgggactgctgacctcagggaagtggtgaagggtgaatacctggatccacggacctggggtgggactgctgacctcagggaagtggtgaagggtgaatacctggatccacggacctggggtgggactgctgacctcagggaagtggtgaagggtgaatacctggatccacggacctggggtgggactgctgacctcagggaagtggtgaagggtgaatacctggatccacggacctggggtgggactgctgacctcagggaagtggtgaagggtgaatacctggatccacggacctggggtgggactgctgacctcagggaagtggtgaagggtgaatacctggatccacggacctagggtgggactgctgacctcagggaagtggtgaagggtgaatacctggatccacggacctggggtgggactgctgacctcagggaagtggtgacaggtgaatacctggaaccacggacctggggtgggacttgctgacctcagggaagtggtgacgggtgaatacctggatccacgtacctggggtgggactgctgacctcagggaagtggtgaagggtgaatacctggatccacggacctagggtgggactgctgacctcagggaagtggtgaagggtgaatacctggatccacggacctagggtgggactgctgacctcagggaagtggtgaagggtgaatacctggatccacggacctggagtGGGACTGCTGtgagggtgaatacctggaaccacggacctggggtgggacttgctgacctcaggaaagtggtgacgggtgaatacctggaaccacggacctggggtgggaattgctgacctcagggaagtggtgaagggtgaatacctggatccacggacctggggtgggactgctgacctcagggaagtggtgacaggtgaatacctggatccacggacgctGACCTCAGGGACGTGGTGGGTGAagacctggatccacggacctggggtgggacttgctgacctcagggaagtggtgacgggtgaatacctggaaccacggacctggggtgggacttgctgacctcagggaagtggtgaagggtgaatacctggatccacggacctggggtgggacttgctgacctcagggaagtggtgacgggtgaatacctggaaccacggacctggggtgggactgctgacctcagggacgtggtgacaggtgaatacctggaaccacggacctggagtgggactgctgacctcagggaagtggtgaagggtgaatacctggatccacggacctggggtgggactgctgacctcagggaagtggtgaagggtgaatacctggatccacggacctggggtgggactgctgacctcagggaagtggtgacaggtgaatacctggaaccacggatctggggtgggacttgctgacctcagggacgtggtgacgggtgaatacctggaactatggacctggggtgggacttgctgacctcagggaagtggtgaagggtgaatacctggatccactgacctggggtgggacttggtgacctcagggaagtggtgaagggtgtatacctggatccacggacctgcggtgggacttgctgacctcagggaagtggtgacggGTGTATATCTGGAACCACgggcctggggtgggacttgctgaccacgGACCGGGGTTAGGACTAGGTGAGGCATCACCAGACttcaagggaagacatccgggggcccacggatgaattcccGGGGAAGGCTTAGATGCAAAAGTTCGGATAGGAAGTGTAGGGTGGGAAGTGTatgatgggaagtgtaggatgggaagtgtaggataggaagtgtaggataggaagtgtaggataggaagtggggaagggagaatatctgaggggacacagatggactcctggacacatgaacctggggaagacttagtgtaggatgggaagtgttggataggaagtgtaggatggagagtgaggaagggagaatgtctgaggggacacagacggactcctggacacatgaacctggggaagacttagtgtaggatgggaattGTTGGATAGGAAGTGTAAgatgtaggatgggaagtgaggaagggagaatgtctgaggggacacagatagactcctggacacatgaacctggggaagacttagtgtaggatgggaagtgtaggataggaagtgtaggatgggaagtgtaggataggaagtgtaggatgggaagtgaggaagggagaatgtctgaggggacaccgatagactcctggacacatgaacctggggaagtgttggataggaagtgtaggatgggaagtgaggaagggagaatatctgaggggacacagatagactcctggacacatgaacctggggaagacttagtgtaggatgggaagtgtaggataggaaatttaggataggaagtgtaggataggaaattTAGGATAGGAattgtaggatgggaagtgtaggataggaagtttaggataggaagtgtaggactAGGTGAGGATCACCAGACttcaagggaagacatccgggggcccacggatgaattcccGGGGAAGGCTTAGATGCAAAAGTTCGGATAGGAAGTTTATGTTAGGAattgtaggatgggaagtgtaggataggaagtgtaggatgggaagtgtacgataggaagtttaggataggaagtgaggaagggagaatatctgaggggacacagatagactcctggacacatgaacctggggaagacttagtgtaggaggAAAGTGTTGGATAGGAAGTGTACgataggaagtgaggaagggagaatatctgaggggacacagatagactcctggacacatgaacctggggaagacttagtgtaggatgggaagtgtaggataggaagtgaggaagggaaaatgtctgaggggacacagatagactcctggacacatgaacctggggaagacttagtgtaggatgggaagtgttggataggaagtgtaggataggaagtgaggaagggagaatttgaggggacacagacggactcctggacacatgaacctggggaagacttagtgtaggatgggaattGTTGGATAGGAAGTTTAAGATAGGAagagtaggatgggaagtgaggaagggagaatgtcttaggggacacagatagactcctggacacatgaacctggggaagacttagtgtaggatgggaagtgtaggataggaagtttagAATAGGAAGAGTAGGATAGAAAGtgaagaagggagaatatctgaggggacacagatggactcctggacacatgaacctggggaagacttagttgcaagattactgagtgtaggataggaagtgaagaagggagaatatctgaggggacacatgaacctggggaaaccaTCAAAAATACAGTaagtggaccttaaagacgaactacTTGCCTCCACTttgcaaggtctggtaactcagtggCTGACAGTGGTAATATGCTCAGTGTTTCACCTGGATCAATCCCGGCAGGTTTCCTGACACttgttgctcctgttcacctagtagtaagtagttattgctatcacttgttcacctagtagtaagtagttattgttatcacttgttcacctagtagtaagtagttattgttatcacttgttcacctagtagtgagtagttattgttatcacttgtttacCTAGTAGagagtagttattatcacttgatcacctagtagtaagtagttattgctatcacatgttcacctagtagtgagtagttattgttatcacttgttcacctagtagtgagtagttattgttatcacttgtttacctagtagtgagtagttattgttatcacttgttcgcctagtagtgagtagttattgttatcacttgttcacctagtagtaagtagttattgttatcacttgttcacctagtagtaagtagttattgttatcacttgttcacctagtagtaagtagttattgttatcacttgttcacagtaacagagaagaccagtacagtaacacagaagaacgagtacactactacagaagaccagtacagtaacacagaagaacgggtacactactacagaagaccagtacagtaacacagaagaacgggtacactactacagaagaccagtacagtaacacagaagaacgggtacactactacagaagaccagtacagtaacacagaagaacgggtacactactacagaagaccagtacagtaacacagaagaacgggtacactactacagaagaccagtacagtaacacagaagaacgggtacagtacagtaacacagaagaagaagaccagtacagtaacagagaagaccaagtacggtaacagagaagaccagtacagtaacacagaagaacgagtacacaactacagaagaccagtacagtagcacagaagaacgggtacagtacagtaactacagaagaccagtacagtaacacagaagaacagaagaacgagtacacaactacagaagaccagtacagtaacacagaagaacgggtacactactacagaagaccagtacagtaacacagaagaacgggtacactactacagaagaccagtacagtaacacagaagaacgggtacactactacagaagaccagtacagtaacacagaagaacgggtacactactacagaagaccagtacagtaacacagaagaacgggtacactactactgaagaccagtacagtaacacagaagaacgggtacagtacagtaacagagaagaccagcatagtaacagagaagaccaataCGGTAACAGAGATGACCAGTACAGAACAGtaacacttgttcacctagtgttaagtagttattgttatcacttgttcacctagcagtgagtagttAATGTTATCACATGtttacctagtagtgagtagttattgttatcacatgtttacctagtagtgagtagttattgttatcacttgttcacctagtgttaaatagttattgttatcacttgttcacctagtagttagaaattattgttatcacttgttcacctagtgttaagtagttattgttatcacttgttcacctagtaagttattgttatcacttgttcacctagtaagttattgttatcacttgttcacctagtaagttattgttatcacttgttcacctagtaatgagtagttattatcacttgttcacctagtgttaagtagttattgttatcacttgttcacctagtagtaagtagttgttaagtccctggcttttcaatatctacctcgttctgcttattactagttcccctagaactcgtaattttactacactgggacttcactattTTCCtgtcaaaacccataccactaactattcctagtttaaagtcctaactgctccctccactgcagttgccagtgctaccaccccagacctagataagtgaaccccatccctggcatacatgtcatttctgccatagaagaggtcccagttgtcaatgaatgttactgcattttccttacagtatttgtccagccagcaattgacaccaattaccctggacaaccattcatttccaactcctctccttggcaaaataccacatatgacagggttcccacccttactcctaattatttctattgctgacctataccttctaatcaggtcttcactcctacgtctgtcaacatcgttgcctccagcactgagacagacacacacacaaacacacacacgcacacacaacaagactagtcccagagctaagaggtatgtcctacgaggagaggttaagggaaatcaac
The genomic region above belongs to Cherax quadricarinatus isolate ZL_2023a unplaced genomic scaffold, ASM3850222v1 Contig4697, whole genome shotgun sequence and contains:
- the LOC138852171 gene encoding uncharacterized protein gives rise to the protein MVTWGGHILDGHSAAASIWGGHADAASIWGGHGDAAGIWGGHADAASIWGGHGDAAGIWGGHADAASIWGGHSAAASIWGGHADAASIWGGHGDAAGIWGGHGDAATIWGGHGDAASICGGHADAASI